Proteins from a single region of Hermetia illucens chromosome 3, iHerIll2.2.curated.20191125, whole genome shotgun sequence:
- the LOC119651249 gene encoding uncharacterized protein LOC119651249, which yields MDDYEMDKIDLETELFWQALRDRYYEIVEGAPLTDNELRNLVRTIQSEVRQRDSAFNEQDERNLDEAMSLFAERSEESKRRLSEEHSRLGVASGSAQPTYQIPALFMATNDEKQDKDVICASMEELVDVLQQCRRDTKFDINEYDIGLHSEIARFEAETPATKPKKFKFKEFGRRVRRIIVKVLRSMFCF from the exons ATGGACGACTA tGAAATGGataaaattgatttggaaacggAGTTATTCTGGCAAGCGTTGAGAGATCGTTACTATGAAATAGTAGAAGGAGCACCATTGACGGACAACGAattacgaaatttagtgagaaccaTTCAGAGTGAAGTAAGACAACGTGATTCGGCTTTTAATGAGCAAGACGAGAGAAATCTGGACGAAGCAATGAGTTTATTTGCTGAAAGATCGGAAGAATCGAAGCGTCGATTGTCAGAAGAGCATAGCCGTTTGGGTGTAGCCTCTGGTAGCGCACAGCCAACCTATCAAATTCCCGCCTTATTTATGGCAACTAATGATGAGAAACAGGACAAAGATGTTATTTGTGCATCAATGGAGGAACTGGTGGATGTACTTCAGCAGTGTCGtcgagacaccaaatttgacaTAAATGAGTATGACATAGGTTTACATTCAGAAATAGCGAGATTTGAAGCTGAAACGCCTGCTACGAAGccgaaaaaatttaagtttaaggagTTCGGTAGGAGAGTTCGTCGCATAATTGTAAAAGTGTTACGTTctatgttttgtttttaa